The genomic stretch ctggaaaatccatctaatacaacctttatatatacagagtcaatgatgtGCTTGAATTtgatggacattgaaagaccagggggtctcaacctcatgaAAGCGGTCTCGGATAGGTTTTCACtacatattttgaatatccaactggcactttgggcgctccgtaaatataaaagataagaagtgtacccaaattccttttagttacttttgtatctacctattggctaaatgtctgcataataatagaaagattgagagatcaggggggctctcaccattaccctgtgtcCTTTGGCCTAAAATTTTGACACTTtttggctgaaaagtgacaatctaagccctccatagatattgaagatgacgttattctggaaaatccatctaatacaaactttatatatacagagtcaatgatgtGGTTGAATTTGATGGACATTGAAagatcagggggggggggggtctcaacctaATTAatgcggtctcgggtaggttttcgctatatattttaaatatccaaCTGACACTTTGGGCGCTCCATAAACataagacaggaagtgtaccaaATTTTCTTtgagtcacgtttgtatctacgtattgactaaatgtctgcatgataatagaaagattgagagatcagggggccctcgccattaccctgtgccctttgtcctaaaatttcgacactttttggctgaaaagtgacaatctaagccctccgtagatattgtagatgacgttattctgaaaaatccatctaatacaacctttatatatacagagttaATGATGTGGTTGAATTtgatggacattgaaagaccagggggtctcaacCTAATTAAAaaggtctcgggtaggttttcgctatatattttgaatatccaactggcactttgggcgctccgtaaacataaaagacaAAAGATATACCCAAATTcattttagtcacgtttgtatttacctattgactaaatgtctgcataataatAGAAAGACCGAGAGAtaagggggctctcaccattaccctgtgtcCTTTGTCCTACATTTTGACACTTTATGGCTGAAAAGAGACAAtctaagccctccgtagatattgtagatgacgttattctggaaaatccatctaatacaacctttatatatacatgatatacagagtcaatgatgtGGTTGAATTtgatggacattgaaagaccagtgGGTCTCAACCTCAATAAAGGAGTCTCGgttaggttttcgctatatattttgaatatccaattggcattttgggcgctccgtaaacataaaagacaggaagtgtaccgaAATTCACtgtagtcacgtttgtatctacctattgactaaatgtctgcataataatagaaagattgagagatcagggggctctcaccactaccctgtgccctttgtcctaaaatttgacACTTTTTTGCTGAAAAGAGACAATCTAAGTCCttcgtagatattgaagatgacgttattctggaaaatccatctaatacaacctttatatatacagagtcaatgatgtTGTTGAATTtgatggacattgaaagaccagtgGGTCTCAACCTCAATAAAGCGGTCTCGgttaggttttcgctatatattttgaatatccaattgGCACTTTAGGCACtccgtaaacataaaagacaggaagtgtaccgaAATTcattttagtcacgtttgtatctacctattgactaaatgtctgcataataatagaaagattgagagatcagggggctctcaccactaccctgtgccctttgtcctaaaattttgacaatatgtagctgaaaagtgacaatctaagccctccgtagatattgtagatgacgttattctggaaaatccatctaatacaacctttatatatacagagtcaatgatgtGATTGAATTTGATGGACATTggaagaccaggggggtctcaacctcattaaAGCGGtttcgggtaggttttcgctatatattttgaatttccaactggcactttgggcgctccgtaaacataaaagacaggaagtgtacccaaattccttttagtcacgtttgtatctacctattgactaaatgtctgcataatagaaagattgagagatcagggggctctcactaTTACCCTGTGTCCTTTGTCCTATTATTTTAACATATTGGCTGAAAATTAGTTTTTTAGCTCTTTCTCATTACTTTACGTCGGGCGTCCAGTGTCCAGCGTCTGTCCACGTCGTCGTTAACGTTGAGAAAAAtctcctcctctgaaactactgggccaaattaaaccaaacttggccacaaattgacaatcatcattagggtatctagtttaaaaatgtgttcggtgacccggccaatcaaccaagatggccgccatggctaaaaacagaacataggggtaaaatgcagtttttgacttataactaaaaaaccaaagcttttagagcaaatctgacatggggtaaaattgttaattgggtcaagatctatctgccttttaattttcagatgaattggaatacttgttgttgggttgctgcccctgaattggtaattttaaggaaatttagccgtttttggttattatcttgaatattattatagatagagataaactgtaaacagcaataatgttcagcaaagtaagatttacaaataagtcaacatgaccaaacaTGGTAAATCAACTAAGAAATATTAAAGATCTCCGAAAAAAATCTTTGACCAGATTTGATAACCTATTCGACAAAACATTTGTTTTGACAgatttattttcttcaaaattcaTAGAAAAACAATTTTGAGAAGAAAAATCAACATGATCACAGAAACGATATGATATATGTTACACAGAATTCAACATTGTCAAACAAAAAACATTATCACTTTTATACTACAACTAGAAATGTACTGTTTACTATAATAATTACATGGTATATATATTCTGAcccaataaaaacaaacactacTGATGTTATCTTCTCTTGATCCTCAAGCAATATCAAATGATATCAGTGCCTTATATTTATTGAGAACACTCTGACATGAAAAGAATAGCATTCTATATTTAATAGTGTGTGCCGAACTTTTAcagtatattattttgttttttgtaaaacatGTACAATATTGCAATGATTTTCTCTTCTCGCAATATCTAGGGGTGTTAGTCCTTCGGATTTAAGGTTAACGTCTGCATCATTCTTTAATAACAATTCAACAGTTTTTGTATGTCCGTAAAAACAAGCTATAAATACAGGAGACTCTCCTGTAATcttacacttattaatgtcagcatTATTGgttattaacatctgtactacttcagtatgtccattcTGACAAGCCATGGACAGAGGTGATACTCCATCATTATCTCTACACTTATCAATGTCAGCATTATTGgttattaacatctgtactacttcagtatgtccttcctgacaagcTATGAACACGGGTGATGTTCCATCGTCataacacttattaatgtcagcattattcgttattaacatctttactatttcagtatgtccATTCTGACAAGCTATGAACAGAGGTGATGTTCCATCATTATCTCTACGCTTATTAATGTCAGCATTATTGgttattaacatctgtactacttcagtatgtccttcctgacaagcTATGAACACGGGTGATGTTCCATCGTCataacacttattaatgtcagcattattcgttattaacatctttactatttcagtatgtccATTCTGACAAGCTATGAACAGAGGTGATGTTCCATCATTATCTCTACGCTTATTAATGTCAGCATTATTGGTTATTAACATCtttactacttcagtatgtccttcctgacaagcTATGAACAGAGGTGATGTTCCATCGTCAcaacacttattaatgtcagcattattcgttattaacatctttactatttcagtatgtccATTCTGACAAGCTATGAACAGAGGTGATGTTCCATCATtatctctacacttattaatgtcagcatTATTGgttattaacatctgtactacttcagtatgtccattcTGACAAGCTATGAACAGAGGTGATGTTCCATCATtatctctacacttattaatgtcagcatTATTGgttattaacatctgtactacttcagtatgtccagTTTGACAAGCCATGAACAGAGGTGATGCTCCAGtatctctacacttattaatgtcagcatTATTGgttattaacatctgtactacttcagtatgtccttcctgacaagcCATGAACAGAGGTGATACTCCATCATCACGACAATGGTTTACATTACCGATATAATGATGTAAACACCATGTAACCAGATCAATATATCCTTTATAAGAGCACTCTATTAATGAAGTGCTATTGCTTTCTGTGTCACATATACTAGCCAATTGTTCTTGTTGTGATATTTGTAAACCTTTTACATGTACAAGAAACCTATGTGTGAAGATAGGATCGTCCATATTGATATTACAGAAGACATCTGCTACCCTTCCTTTCAACCAGTCATCTACCagtctatttatatatatttgctgatatttttccgGTACAGGTATTATGAATTCATCACTACTGctttctttttcaaataaaaaccTTTCACGAATAAAAATATATGAAGcatttttaattaaacaatataTCATAGCACTGCCAAAGTAATAAGCAAGAAAGTCAAACAGCTTGTCATGAATAGTTCTGTACACGTCATCATCCTTTCTCATAAACGTAGAAGTTAGTGAATCTAGTTCATCACGAAGTACCAATCGTGATGTTCCTTTCATCACTTTACAAGCTTCATATGTGttctttataattgttttgatatcTTTATCGACATCTTCTGTGAGCCATTCTTCTTTAATATGGTTGTTAAACATGACACACAGAGCAAGTGCACAGTATTTGACATGTGCTCCTTCTAGCTGTAATTTATCTATCtcttctttgtaaattgaaaatggATTTTTAAAGAACTGTAACATTTTCAGTTTTGTGTTTTTGCTGTATAATTTACATAAAAGAGGAAAACAGTCAAACATGTGATTAAATTTCGTGATTTTAGAAGCGTTTGTCTTCAAGTAAAGTTTAGCAAttaattgtttttctgtttgtgaTAAACGTAGATCCTCAGACAAAAGATTACATTCACAGGATTGATAAAATGACaaagatttcattttttcatcttTGTAAACCTGTAGTCTACAAgacataattaatttaaacagtTTCTTTTCAactaatgatttgattttttCCATCTGATTTTTCCAGTTTTCAAACTTTATAGGATTTATGGTATATGTTCCACAAAAGTCATCAACAACAAACAGGATTTGTTTACTTGGATTGTACCAATGGATAACATCTTCAGGATTTGTTACCGGTATGATCTCATAACTTTCTTGCATTTGAAGAGCAACATGACGCACCAACGAAGATTTTCCTGTTCCCGAACTTCCAGTGACAACAACGCAACCATTTTCTTTGATACATTTTAATACACTCTTTGCTCCATTTGTTTCTATAAacattttatcatcttctgcccAAATTTCCAATTCCTCTTTAATTTgaccttaaaattaaaaaaaaatgatatttctatTAAATATTTACAGTTACTTTCAGACTGACTACTGTGACCTTGCCATAATGACCTGtactttataaaatttacaaaatgtttgTCTTGAGCTTACCTGATGAACGTTATTCCTACGTAAAAGAAATATGTTTCCGATCCAAACAATGTCTTGTCATAGAATTAACTTCAACAGAAATCTCAAGAACTAAAACTTTGGAAAACTTAAAAGTAaaacaggtgtttttttttcatttgttgttgTGTACAACTTGTTCTTGTGTTGTTATATTGCATCACTGATTCAGGAAAGGGAAAGAATGCCAGCTCACCAAAATGTTTAACCATGCTACATTCTGTATAttcctgtccaaagtcaggagcctaaTTCAGTAGTTGTTATTATACTTTATATCATACCTGTTTTTCGTTTGTTGTATGTGCAAAAGTCatgcagttgtttttttttttttattttctaatttgagtttttttctttcagtATTTGGTTTTAGCATTGTTACAGACTAAATAGGACGTAGTATTATTGACGACTAATTCATtatggtctctggtggatagttgtatcattggcaatcataccacatccatcgccttattttattttagatacaagCCTTGGTCAACTTGGCTAGAGGGAGTTGGCACTTAAGTTTTAGCAAATGACTACAATTCATCAACCTGAAATTAATAATCAATCCTGAACTCAGTCTGTACAAATGTCCCCGACATTATGTGTCACTATGGTACAAGAGAAAAAAAAGTCTCATAACtccttttttaaaaaaatatccaattCAAATTGACAGTACAAAGTGATCAATAAAACATGATGGCAGCAAATGCTACCAAATATGAGATTTTTCATCAAGACCGACTTGAACGATTTACGTTCACAAGGCTTCATTGTCACAATACTAAAATATCCCGCTGCTTGATACAAACGTAAAggccgaaccctgaacagtttagGTACTAGGTTCTAGGTTAGTGGAGGATTAAGCAATCACAGACATGTAAACCCGGCCaaattctctctctctctctctctctatatatatatacatatgtgcctGACCCAAAGCAGGGGCCtctagttcagtggttgtcgttggttgctgtcagtctgttttgttttgtttttttctattgttttgttataaatcggGTTATTTGTCTTATTATTAagtttgtttaacattttgtcatgtccGGGTATTTTATATCTGCTTTTACAGGTTGAAATTTGCTTATTGTTACGTAACAGTAGAACAGTGACCTTATGTTGCTTAATCCGAAAGCTCGCAGATAGTTATCTCTAATGGGCAATCAGATCCCATCTCTGTATTCTATATCAATCAcaaaaccaggtgctccacagggcgcagctttatacgaccgcacagGTTGAACCCTATACGGTTGGgccaagtatggacacaacattcaagctggattcagatctaaatttggattgtgattaaatagttgacacagcataggtttcggacacagaatgaatgtggtctaatgaacttaaaaaaatttgttttgcctatgagcaattcactatgctgttgaatattaatcctctcaaaaaaatgtttgaagaattttttttttttttatgaaatctgaaatgagaaaaattgaacatgctgaatactgtgcaattgaaaatttcttgctattgcacaatacttaataaaataattttggatcctgatttggaccaacttgaaaacagggcccataatcaaaaatctaagtacatgtttagattcatcatatcaaagaagcctgtgaattcaatttttgttaaaatcaaacttagtttaattttggaccctttggactataatgtagaccaaattgaaaaggggaccaaaaattaagaatctacagttagatttggcatatcaaagaaccccaattattaaatttttgatgaattttggaccccgatttggaccaacttgaaaactgggccaataatcaaaaatctaagtacatttttagattcagcatatcaaagaactccaaggattcaacttttgttaaaatcaaactaagttaaattttggaccctttcgaccctaatgtagaccaatttgaaaaccggaccaaaaaataaaaatctacatatacagttagatttggcatatcaaagaacccaaattattcaatttttgatgaaatcaaacaaagtctaattttagaccctttgggcccttttttcctatactgttgggaccaaaactccaaaaatcaatcccaaccttccttttatggtcataaaccttgtgtttaaatttcatagatttctatttacttgtactaaagttatggtgcgaaaaacaaggaaaatgcttatttggggcccctttttggccccttattcctaaactgttcggatctcaactcccaaaatcaatcttaaccttccttttgtgttgataaaccttgtgttaaaatttcaatgatttttatttacttatactaaagttattgtgcaaaaacaaagaataatgctt from Mytilus edulis chromosome 7, xbMytEdul2.2, whole genome shotgun sequence encodes the following:
- the LOC139482368 gene encoding uncharacterized protein; the protein is MMAPLSEEEENYVRLALLLKGVAPRAIRTYFDRTFPPTYLPSTLNTNYNTLDNLKFRRVLNQAQWNLLFPTNGVPDSTTFDVTLMICLIRNLTSIIKPINGFDKLPLPVETTPGADLARIKWYRNQLAHHDSNKIATADFNTAWSNISDAVSRLGGHPMNQECQELKVKILDQSNQEIMLEIKQLQKEMEEYRRPIPLNIRGQIKEELEIWAEDDKMFIETNGAKSVLKCIKENGCVVVTGSSGTGKSSLVRHVALQMQESYEIIPVTNPEDVIHWYNPSKQILFVVDDFCGTYTINPIKFENWKNQMEKIKSLVEKKLFKLIMSCRLQVYKDEKMKSLSFYQSCECNLLSEDLRLSQTEKQLIAKLYLKTNASKITKFNHMFDCFPLLCKLYSKNTKLKMLQFFKNPFSIYKEEIDKLQLEGAHVKYCALALCVMFNNHIKEEWLTEDVDKDIKTIIKNTYEACKVMKGTSRLVLRDELDSLTSTFMRKDDDVYRTIHDKLFDFLAYYFGSAMIYCLIKNASYIFIRERFLFEKESSSDEFIIPVPEKYQQIYINRLVDDWLKGRVADVFCNINMDDPIFTHRFLVHVKGLQISQQEQLASICDTESNSTSLIECSYKGYIDLVTWCLHHYIGNVNHCRDDGVSPLFMACQEGHTEVVQMLITNNADINKCRDTGASPLFMACQTGHTEVVQMLITNNADINKCRDNDGTSPLFIACQNGHTEVVQMLITNNADINKCRDNDGTSPLFIACQNGHTEIVKMLITNNADINKCCDDGTSPLFIACQEGHTEVVKMLITNNADINKRRDNDGTSPLFIACQNGHTEIVKMLITNNADINKCYDDGTSPVFIACQEGHTEVVQMLITNNADINKRRDNDGTSPLFIACQNGHTEIVKMLITNNADINKCYDDGTSPVFIACQEGHTEVVQMLITNNADIDKCRDNDGVSPLSMACQNGHTEVVQMLITNNADINKCKITGESPVFIACFYGHTKTVELLLKNDADVNLKSEGLTPLDIARRENHCNIVHVLQKTK